GGGCCGGGAGGACCTTCTGACGTCCGAAGAGGCCGATGCCCTTGACGCGGCGCGCCACGACATTGCCGAGGCCCTCGATGCTGTTCCGGCCCTCCAGCGCGTGGTGGAACGGGTCCAGGACGAACGGGCCGATTTCGAAACGGTGTGGGCCCAGCACCGCGAGGAGATCCGTGCCGCGGGGAACAAGACGAATCGTCGGTCGCAGTCGGACCGAAACGAGCGGGCCCCTCAGCGCTCCGCGAGTGCCCGGGGGGAGGCATCCGGGCACCGGTGGGCGTGGCGCCTCACCGTTGCGGCCCTTCTACTTGGTGCTGCGGTCCTCGCTGTGTTCTACGGGCCGCAAGGGGCGGAGCGGACGACGGTCACGGCGGAGGCGGGCGAGCAGCGGCAGGTGGAGTTTGAGGATGGCTCGACAGTCCGGCTCGTGGGAGCGTCCACCCTGTCCTACACACCCGGGATGGACGCGGCCGAGGAGCGACGCGTCACGCTGGCGCGCGGCCGGGCCTACTTCGACGTCACCGCCCGGAACGATGTGCCGTTCGTCGTGACGACGCCCGCGGCCCGTACCGAGGTGCTCGGGACGCAATTTGGGATTGCGGCCAGCAACGACACCACGGAGGTTGTGCTCGTGGACGGACAGGTGCGCGTGGGGCCGGGCGAGAACAACAAAACTGAGCCGGTGGTGCTGGCCCCCGGCGAGCGCAGCACAGTCCGAAGTGGAGCCCCCCCCACGTCCCCCGCGCCCGTAGACCTCACCGCGACGCTGAACTGGACCGGGCTCTTTGTCTTCCGGGCCGCCCCCACACGCGCCATCGCGGAACGGCTGCGCGACCACTACGGGGTGTCTATTTCCGTGGCGCCCGGCCTTGCCGAGGAACCCGTCACCGGAACCTTCGAGCGGGATCAGTCAGTGGGGCAGGTGCTCAATACAATTGCCCGCACGTTGGGGGCAGATGTGCGGAGGGAAGGGGACACCTATCGACTCGACCCTGCGTCCTGAGCGGCTTTCGGGTAGGCGTGCACGTGGATCCGCTGCTTCTAGCACGTGCAGGGAATTTGGCATTCGCTGAACGAGGGCCCGTGTCGAGAGTAAAATAGTGCTCGTCTACCTTCCGGGCCTACACCAGCGAGGACCGTGCCGCGCTTTCTCTGTGTCATCGTTTTCCTGATAGGAGGAGCCGTCTCGGGGGGAGCGGAGGCCCGAGCGCAGGCGCCCATCAACATCCGCGTCGCTGAGGCCCCGCTGACGGACGCCCTGGAAGAGGTGCGTGCCCAAACGGACCTCGATCTCGTCTACGCCGAGCGGCTCGTCCGGGACCGCACGACGAGCTGCTCGTATACAGGGGGCAATCGGGAGGCCGCCCTTGAGTGTGTGTTGAAGGGCACGGGCGTCCAGGCCGAGCGAGTACGGCGCGGGCAGTACGTGCTCGTGGCGACTTCGGAGGAGGAGAACAACAGTACGGAGGCTGCCCCGCGCACCTCGCTCAAAGGATACGTGCGCGATGCGGAGACGGGCGAGCGGCTGCCGGGCGCACACGTCTACCTCACACAACTGAAGGCCGGGACGACGACAAATCAGGACGGCTACTTTGTGCTGTCCGGCCTGCCCCCGGAGACATACGCGGTGCGCATTTCATACCTGGGGTACCAGCGCATAGACACCACGATTACGGCCGGGGGCGAGCCTGCTCGCATCTCGCTGACCGGCACGTCCATCCAGTCGGAAGGGGTCGTCGTAGAAGCGGGATCCACGGGCCTTGAGGATAACGAGCGCCTTCCGGGCATGAGCTCAGTCGCACTGAACCGGCTCGGCCAACTGCCTACATTCGGAGAGCCGGATCTCTTCCGTGCCCTCCAGTGGACGCCCGGCGTCCGAAAATCGGGCGTGACGAGTGGGGGCCTCAGCGTGCGAGGGGGCAACCCCGACCAGAACCTCTACCTCCTCGACGGCGCTCCGGTCTACCATCCGTGGCACGCCTTCAGCCTCATCTCGACGTTCCAGACCCAGACGCTCCGCTCCACGGATCTCTATCGGGGGACCTTTCCCGTCGAGCACGGGGGGCGCCTGTCGGCGGTGCTCGACGCGCAGATGAAAGATGGAAGCCGACGCGCGCCGAAAGCCGTGGCGGGGCTCAGCGTGTTCAGCGGGCGGTTTCGGGTCGAGTCGCCCCTCACGGAGTCCACGTCGTTCATGGTGTCGGGGCGGCGCTCGTACCTCGACAAGCTCATCGGGCGGCGCCACCCGGTGACGGGGGAC
This window of the Salinibacter grassmerensis genome carries:
- a CDS encoding FecR family protein; the protein is MDDAYEPLLFENDLSPEQRAKLRERLDQNPALADGWARWERVRTRLRERLQEHLPDRRLLVLYALAEEGREDLLTSEEADALDAARHDIAEALDAVPALQRVVERVQDERADFETVWAQHREEIRAAGNKTNRRSQSDRNERAPQRSASARGEASGHRWAWRLTVAALLLGAAVLAVFYGPQGAERTTVTAEAGEQRQVEFEDGSTVRLVGASTLSYTPGMDAAEERRVTLARGRAYFDVTARNDVPFVVTTPAARTEVLGTQFGIAASNDTTEVVLVDGQVRVGPGENNKTEPVVLAPGERSTVRSGAPPTSPAPVDLTATLNWTGLFVFRAAPTRAIAERLRDHYGVSISVAPGLAEEPVTGTFERDQSVGQVLNTIARTLGADVRREGDTYRLDPAS